A stretch of Candidatus Sphingomonas phytovorans DNA encodes these proteins:
- a CDS encoding glycine zipper 2TM domain-containing protein — protein MRKMMMAAVAASLVIPATMAVPITGAEARRDYKYKEWRGRDGRTYCRKSDGTTGLLVGAVGGALLGRTIDTHGDRTVGTLGGAVLGGLAGREIDRGGSKRRCR, from the coding sequence ATGCGAAAGATGATGATGGCGGCTGTCGCCGCTTCACTGGTGATTCCGGCGACCATGGCGGTTCCGATCACCGGCGCCGAGGCACGCAGGGATTACAAATATAAGGAATGGCGTGGCCGCGACGGCCGCACCTATTGCCGCAAGTCGGACGGAACGACCGGCCTGCTCGTCGGTGCCGTGGGCGGCGCGCTGCTTGGCCGCACGATCGACACTCATGGCGACCGCACTGTCGGGACGCTCGGCGGCGCGGTCCTGGGCGGCCTCGCCGGGCGCGAGATCGACCGTGGCGGCAGCAAGCGCCGCTGCCGCTGA
- a CDS encoding OsmC family protein: MTTRSGSARYEGFGKDGVGHVSTQSGALADNPYGFNSRFEEGPGTNPEELIAAAHASCFTMALSFALARAGFSAGTLETNAKVTLEKQDAGFTITRSDLDLTATIDGIDADQFAEIAADAKANCPVSKVLNAEITLTHRLNA, from the coding sequence ATGACGACTCGCAGCGGATCGGCCCGGTATGAAGGTTTCGGCAAGGACGGCGTCGGCCATGTGTCGACCCAGTCAGGGGCGCTTGCGGACAATCCCTATGGTTTCAACAGCCGGTTCGAGGAAGGGCCGGGCACCAACCCCGAGGAACTGATCGCCGCCGCGCATGCGAGCTGCTTCACCATGGCGCTCAGCTTCGCCCTGGCCCGCGCCGGATTCTCGGCGGGCACGCTGGAGACGAACGCGAAAGTCACGCTCGAAAAACAGGATGCCGGCTTCACCATCACCCGTTCCGACCTTGACCTGACCGCGACGATCGACGGGATCGACGCCGACCAGTTCGCCGAGATCGCCGCTGACGCCAAGGCGAATTGTCCGGTATCCAAGGTGCTCAACGCTGAAATCACGCTGACGCACCGCCTCAACGCCTGA
- the crcB gene encoding fluoride efflux transporter CrcB produces MFQLLLVMLGGAFGSGARYLTGRATLAAFGPAFPYGTLAVNLIGGFAMGLLVGTLARMSVPGENWRLLLGVGILGGYTTFSAFSLDMVTMIQRGDLGLATLYALVSVAGSIVALFAGLSLVRVAA; encoded by the coding sequence ATGTTCCAACTTCTCCTTGTCATGCTGGGCGGTGCCTTCGGCTCCGGCGCACGCTATCTTACCGGCCGTGCGACGCTTGCCGCGTTCGGCCCGGCCTTTCCTTACGGCACGCTCGCCGTGAACCTTATCGGCGGCTTCGCCATGGGCCTGCTGGTCGGCACGCTGGCGCGCATGTCTGTCCCCGGCGAGAATTGGCGCCTGCTGCTCGGCGTCGGTATCCTCGGCGGATACACCACGTTCTCGGCCTTCTCGCTCGACATGGTGACCATGATCCAGCGTGGCGATCTCGGCTTGGCGACGCTGTACGCGCTGGTCTCGGTGGCGGGCTCGATCGTCGCCCTGTTCGCCGGCCTCTCGCTGGTGCGGGTGGCGGCATGA
- a CDS encoding RluA family pseudouridine synthase, whose translation MSDKRNESDVRQFNVGADDDGIRLDRWFKRHLPDTSFTTVAKWARTGQLRVDGARATPGDRIVAGQSIRVPPAEPVHADAPKKRERPPLSEEQTDFIRDLVIHRDKQAIVLNKPPGLATQGGTKTTEHVDGLLDGIQFDGESRPKLVHRLDKDTSGALLIARTTRAAAFFGKSFSSRSAKKVYWALIVGVPSIEDGTIDLPIAKQPGSGGEKMHVDEKEGQPARSRYRVIERAGNSTAWVELIPYTGRTHQLRVHMAAIGHPIVGDGKYGGQAAFLTGGISRKMHLHSRRISVDHPDGGKIDVQAELPQHFAESLKQLGFDEMLGNNMPLDTPPPPSKAVKKQQAKAHAKTVRKARRGERRSRGSAS comes from the coding sequence ATGAGCGACAAGAGAAACGAAAGCGACGTCCGCCAGTTCAACGTCGGCGCCGACGATGACGGCATCAGGCTCGATCGCTGGTTCAAGCGGCATCTGCCCGACACCAGCTTCACCACCGTCGCCAAATGGGCGCGGACCGGTCAGCTCCGCGTCGACGGCGCGCGCGCGACGCCGGGCGACCGGATCGTCGCCGGCCAGTCAATCCGTGTCCCACCGGCCGAGCCGGTCCATGCCGATGCGCCCAAGAAGCGCGAGCGCCCGCCGCTGAGCGAGGAGCAGACCGACTTCATCCGCGATCTCGTCATCCACCGCGACAAGCAGGCGATCGTACTCAACAAGCCGCCCGGCCTCGCGACCCAGGGCGGCACCAAGACGACCGAGCATGTCGACGGCCTGCTCGACGGCATCCAGTTCGATGGCGAGAGCCGGCCCAAGCTGGTCCACCGGCTCGACAAGGATACGTCGGGCGCCCTGCTGATCGCGCGGACCACCCGCGCGGCGGCGTTCTTCGGCAAGAGCTTCTCCTCGCGCAGCGCGAAGAAGGTCTATTGGGCGCTGATCGTCGGCGTGCCGTCGATCGAGGACGGCACGATCGACCTGCCGATCGCCAAGCAGCCCGGCAGCGGCGGCGAGAAGATGCATGTCGACGAGAAGGAAGGGCAGCCGGCCCGTTCGCGCTACCGCGTGATCGAGCGCGCCGGCAACAGCACGGCGTGGGTCGAGCTGATCCCCTATACCGGCCGCACTCACCAGTTGCGCGTGCACATGGCGGCGATCGGCCACCCGATCGTCGGCGACGGCAAATATGGCGGCCAGGCAGCGTTCCTGACCGGCGGAATCAGCCGCAAGATGCACCTCCATTCGCGGCGGATCAGCGTCGACCATCCCGATGGCGGCAAGATCGACGTTCAGGCCGAACTGCCCCAGCATTTCGCCGAGAGCTTGAAGCAGCTCGGCTTCGACGAGATGCTCGGCAACAACATGCCCCTCGACACTCCGCCCCCGCCAAGCAAGGCAGTGAAGAAGCAGCAGGCGAAGGCCCATGCCAAGACCGTGCGCAAGGCGCGGCGCGGCGAACGGCGGAGCCGCGGCAGCGCGAGCTGA
- a CDS encoding dipeptidase — translation MRKWLWGILALVLVAAIAFFALAPVMIERSMNKVRPVALKISPHARELHATLQVADMHADTLLWKRSLLDRVDRSQVDLPRLIQGNYALQVFSSVTKTPKGQNYDANTGDTDNITQLVIADLQPTRTWNSLLQRSLWHATKLDRYAAASNGQLRVIHTQADLDKLLADRAAGNKVVGGMLSIEGLQDIEGKLDNLDRLHAAGFRMAGLAHFFDNDVAGSMHGVAKGGLSPLGIQVVRRMEKIGMIVDVAHSSHATTAQVIAMAKRPIVASHTGVQATCKVNRNLTDDEIRGIARTGGVIGIGYWDGAICSTDPRAAAAAIAHVRDLVGIDHVGLGSDFDGAVTTGFDASQVVAVTQALIDRGFSDSDIAKVMGGNVLRLLRAGIAPQ, via the coding sequence ATGCGCAAATGGCTGTGGGGCATCCTTGCCCTGGTTCTTGTCGCCGCGATCGCGTTCTTCGCCCTCGCGCCGGTGATGATCGAGCGTTCGATGAACAAGGTTCGGCCAGTCGCGCTGAAGATCTCACCCCATGCCCGGGAACTCCATGCGACATTGCAGGTGGCGGACATGCATGCCGACACCCTGCTGTGGAAACGCAGCCTGCTCGACCGGGTCGATCGCAGCCAGGTCGACCTGCCCCGGCTGATCCAGGGCAATTACGCGCTTCAGGTCTTCTCCTCGGTCACCAAGACGCCGAAGGGCCAGAATTACGACGCCAACACCGGCGACACCGACAATATCACTCAATTGGTCATCGCCGATCTCCAGCCGACGCGCACCTGGAACTCGCTGCTCCAGCGCTCGCTGTGGCACGCGACCAAGCTCGATCGCTATGCCGCCGCCTCGAACGGCCAGCTTCGGGTCATCCATACTCAGGCCGACCTCGACAAGCTGCTGGCCGATCGCGCCGCCGGCAACAAGGTCGTGGGCGGCATGCTGTCGATCGAGGGGTTGCAGGATATCGAGGGCAAGCTCGACAATCTCGACCGGCTCCACGCCGCCGGCTTCCGTATGGCCGGCCTCGCGCATTTCTTCGACAATGACGTGGCCGGGTCGATGCACGGCGTGGCCAAGGGCGGCCTCTCCCCGCTCGGCATCCAGGTCGTGCGGCGGATGGAGAAGATCGGCATGATCGTCGACGTCGCGCATTCGAGCCACGCCACCACGGCGCAGGTGATCGCGATGGCGAAGCGCCCGATCGTCGCCAGCCACACCGGCGTGCAGGCAACCTGCAAGGTCAACCGCAACCTGACCGACGACGAGATTCGCGGCATCGCGCGGACCGGCGGGGTGATCGGCATCGGCTATTGGGACGGGGCGATCTGCTCGACCGATCCCCGCGCCGCCGCGGCCGCGATCGCGCATGTCCGCGATCTCGTCGGCATCGATCATGTCGGCCTCGGTTCCGACTTCGACGGCGCGGTGACCACCGGCTTCGACGCAAGCCAGGTCGTCGCGGTGACTCAGGCCCTCATCGACCGCGGATTTTCGGATTCGGATATCGCCAAGGTGATGGGCGGCAACGTGCTCCGCCTGCTCCGCGCGGGGATAGCGCCCCAGTAA
- a CDS encoding glycine zipper 2TM domain-containing protein, with the protein MRKILLAAIIAAVAVPAVPVLAQSSPGESARDYRRDGNRDYRRDDRRDNRQDNRDWRRYRTYDYNRFEPGQRSYYADRYYRDGRYYQPRRLGRNDRIYRGGDNRYYCRRSDGTTGLIIGGLGGAVVGNSIAGGGSRTLGTLLGGAAGALLGQSIDRGQVVCR; encoded by the coding sequence ATGCGCAAGATATTGCTGGCGGCGATCATCGCCGCCGTCGCCGTTCCCGCCGTGCCGGTACTGGCTCAGTCGTCCCCGGGCGAGTCAGCCCGCGACTATCGTCGCGACGGGAATCGCGATTATCGCCGCGACGACCGCCGGGACAATCGCCAGGACAATCGCGACTGGCGCCGCTATCGCACCTATGACTACAACCGGTTCGAGCCGGGCCAGCGCAGCTATTATGCCGACCGTTATTATCGTGACGGCCGCTATTACCAGCCGCGCCGGCTGGGCCGTAACGACCGCATCTATCGCGGCGGCGACAATCGCTATTATTGCCGGCGCAGCGACGGCACGACCGGCCTGATCATCGGCGGTCTTGGTGGCGCGGTCGTCGGCAACTCGATCGCTGGCGGCGGGTCGCGCACGCTCGGCACGCTGCTCGGCGGCGCGGCCGGTGCCCTGCTCGGCCAGTCGATCGATCGCGGTCAGGTCGTCTGCCGCTAA
- a CDS encoding bifunctional riboflavin kinase/FAD synthetase codes for MERLDGGSTVPPELRGGIVALGNFDGFHMGHQAVVGRAVERARAEGRPVLVATFDPHPVRHFKPDAPPFRLTTLDQRERLFDAAGADAMIVFGFDAVLAGLTAMEFVADRLLDKIGAGGVVTGEDFTFGKARGGNVDVLADLGAKNGFSVDTVKPVALDGEEVSSSRIRDLLIGGDPRGAARLLTRPFAIEGVVQHGDKRGREIGYPTANIDMGNYLRPAYGIYAVRGRLPDGRVLDGAANLGVRPSFDPPKELLEPYFFDFSGDLYNQTIEISLVDFLRPEAKFDSLDALIAQMEKDCARAKELLAG; via the coding sequence ATGGAGCGGCTTGACGGTGGTTCGACGGTACCTCCCGAACTTCGGGGCGGAATCGTCGCGCTGGGGAATTTCGACGGGTTCCACATGGGGCATCAGGCAGTGGTCGGCCGGGCGGTCGAGCGCGCCCGTGCTGAAGGCCGCCCGGTGCTGGTCGCCACCTTCGATCCCCATCCCGTGCGCCATTTCAAGCCCGACGCCCCGCCCTTTCGCCTGACCACGCTCGACCAGCGCGAGCGCCTGTTCGACGCAGCGGGCGCCGACGCCATGATCGTTTTCGGCTTCGACGCGGTGCTTGCCGGCCTGACCGCGATGGAATTCGTCGCTGACCGTCTGCTCGACAAGATCGGTGCTGGCGGCGTGGTGACGGGCGAGGATTTCACCTTCGGCAAGGCACGTGGCGGCAATGTCGACGTGCTGGCCGATCTCGGCGCGAAGAACGGCTTTTCGGTCGACACGGTAAAGCCGGTCGCGCTCGACGGCGAGGAAGTCTCCTCAAGCCGGATCCGCGACCTGCTGATTGGCGGCGATCCGCGCGGCGCGGCGCGGCTGCTCACCCGGCCGTTCGCGATCGAAGGCGTGGTCCAGCATGGCGACAAGCGCGGCCGCGAGATCGGCTATCCGACCGCCAATATCGACATGGGCAATTATCTGCGCCCGGCTTACGGCATCTACGCAGTGCGCGGGCGGTTGCCCGACGGGCGGGTGCTTGACGGTGCGGCCAATCTCGGCGTCCGCCCCAGCTTCGATCCGCCCAAGGAACTGCTCGAGCCCTATTTCTTCGACTTCTCCGGCGACCTGTACAATCAGACGATCGAAATCTCGCTGGTCGACTTCCTTCGCCCGGAAGCGAAGTTCGACTCGCTCGACGCCCTGATCGCCCAGATGGAGAAGGATTGCGCGCGGGCGAAGGAATTGCTGGCGGGTTAG